The nucleotide window GGCACCAACTACCTGAACATGGTGCTGACCGACCTGGACAGCTCGTGGACGCTGGCCTCGGCCGCGTACAACGCCGGCCCGGGCCGGCCCAAGGCCTGGCGCAGCACGCTGACGCGGCCGGTGGAAGGCGCGATCTTTGCAGAGACCATCCCTTTCAACGAAACGCGCGGCTATGTGAAGAATGTGCTTTCCAACGCTACGTACTATGCTGCATTGATGAGTGGCCGGCCGCAGTCGCTGAAGTCGCGCCTGGGCATGGTCACGCCGTCGGCGGTGACCACCACCAGCCTGCCCTGAAGCCGTCGCTTCTGGTGCGCCTGCCCCGGCATGGGGCGGGCACGACGGGCCTGCCGGCGTAGCGCCGCGGGCCCGGGCTGGCGCGGGTGCCGCGGCGTGCGGTTCTTTCCTGGCACGGAGGCATCATGCAGACCAGCAACGTCCTCGTCATCGGTGGCGCCGGCTTTATCGGCAGCCACCTCGTCTCGCGCCTGGCCGGCGCCGCGTCGGCCTCGGGCGCGCCGCTGGAACCCGGCGCCAATCCCGATTCCCCCATCGCCCCGGACCGCATCGTGGTCGGCACGCGCAATGTCGAGCATGCGCAGCACCTGCTGCTGCTGCCGCGGGTCGAGGTGGTGGAGCTGGGCCTGGCCGACAATGCCGCGCTCGACGATGCGATCGGCTCGCTGGGCGTCGACGGCATCGTCGTCAACCTGGTGGGCGTGCTGCACGGCGAGCGCGCCGAGCCCTACGGCGAGGCCTTTGCCAGCGCGCATGTGGAACTGGTGCGGCAGATCGTGGCGTCTTGCCTGTCCACGGGCGTGCGCCGGCTGTTGCATATGAGCGCGCTGGGCGCCGACAGCAACGGGCCGTCGATGTACCTGCGCAGCAAGGGCGACGGCGAGCGCATCGTGCGCGCCAGCGGGCTCGACTGGACCATCTTCCGGCCCTCGGTGGTGTTCGGTCCCGACGACCATTTCCTGAACCTGTTCGCCCATATGCAGCAGCTGGCGCCGGTGGTGCCGCTGGCGTGCGCGCATGCGCGCTTCCAGCCGGTGTTCGTGCAGGACGTGGTGCAGGCCTACGTGAACGCGATGGTCAACCCGGCCACCATCGGCCATGGCTATGAGCTGGGCGGGCCGCAGGTCTATACGCTGGAAGAGCTGGTGCGCTTTGCCGGGCGCGCCTCGGGCCATCCGCGCCCGGTGATCGCGCTGCCGGATGCGCTGGCGCGGGTGCAGGCCGCGGTCATGGAGCACATGCCGGGCGAACCGCTGCTGTCGCGCGACAACCTCGATTCGATGCGGCTCGACAACGTGCTGGAACGCCCGATGGCGCCCGAGCTGAACCTGCAGCCGGTGCACCTGGAGTCGGTCATGACCGACGCGCTGTCCGGGCGCAACCGCGATGCCGCGCTGACGCACATGCGCGCCAGCGTACACCGCTGAGGCGCGCGCCGCGGTGCGGGCTATGTGACCGGATTTCATATCGGTTGCGAGTGCAATTCACTTTGACGCGGGCGGCCGCGCTGGCAAAATGACTGGTCCGGCGCGCGGCTGCCCCGCCGTCCGTGCCGCCTCTCTCCCTCCGTTTCCTCCCCCAAGGACCCCGCGATGAAGCTCGTCATCGGCAACAAGAACTATTCCTCCTGGTCGCTGCGCCCCTGGCTGCTGCTGCGCCAGGCCGGCATTGATTTCGAGGAAGTGCAGGTGCGCCTGTTCACCGGCAGCTTCGCCGCCGAGATCGCCCGCTACTCGCCCGCGGGCAAGGTGCCGGTGCTGCTCGACGGCGACGTCACCGTGTGGGATTCGCTGGCGATCTCCGAATACGTGGCCGAGCGCTTCCCCGACAAGCAGCTGTGGCCGGCCGACCCCGCGCAGCGCGCGGTGGCGCGCGCGGTCTGCGCCGAGATGCATTCGGGCTTCGTCAACGTGCGCAGCCAGTTGCCGATGAACGTGACCGCGGTGCTGCCCGGGCGCGGCTGGAACGTGGCGGTGCAGCGCGAAGTGGAGCGGATCGCCGCGATCTGGGACGGACTGCGCCAGCAGCATGGCGCGCGCGGGCCGTTCCTGTTCGGCACCTTCACCGTCGCCGACGCGTTCTTTGCGCCGGTGGTGAGCCGCTTCGCCACCTACGGCATCCACCTGCCGGACGAGACCGAAGACGCCAAGGCCTACGCCGATTTCATGCTGGGGCTGCCGGCGATGCAGCAATGGATTGCCGGCGCGCGCGAGGAACGCGACTTCCTCGCCGACGACGAACCGTACCGCCTGGCCCCCGACCGTGCCGATGCGATCATCGTCAACCACTAGCGATCAAGCCGGCACCGGGCCTGCAAGCCGTGCCGGCGCCTGACGAGGCCACAACCATGCAGGTGTATGCCGTCGGCGGCGCGATCCGCGACGAACTGCTGGGCAAGCCCAGCCAGGACCGCGACTACGTGGTCGTCGGCGCGACCCCGGCCGAGATGGAAGCCACCGGCTATCGCCCGGTCGGCAAGGATTTCCCGGTGTTCCTGCATCCGCGCACGCAGGAGGAGTACGCGCTGGCCCGCACCGAGCGCAAGACCGCGATGGGATACAAGGGCTTCGCGTTCTACTGCGAGCCCGATGTCACGCTCGAGGACGACCTGGTCCGGCGCGACCTGACCATCAACGCGATGGCGCGCGCGGTCGATGCGGATGGCAACCTGACCGGCCCCGTGATCGATCCGCACGGCGGCCAGCGCGACCTGGCCGCGCGCCTGTTCCGCCATGTCTCCGACGCCTTTGCCGAAGACCCGGTGCGCATCCTGCGGCTGGCGCGCTTTGCCGCGCGCTTCCACGACTTCAGCGTCGCCGCCGAGACCATGCGCCTGATGCGCGAGATGGTCGCCGCGGGCGAGGTCGATGCGCTGGTGCCCGAGCGCGTGTGGCAGGAACTGGCGCGCGGGCTGATGGAGGCGCGGCCATCGCGCATGTTCGAGGTGCTGCGCGAGTGCGGCGCGCTGGCGCGCCTGCTGCCCGAGCTGGAGCGGCTGTGGGGCGTGCCGCAGCGCGCCGACTTCCATCCCGAGGTCGATACCGGCGTGCACGTGATGATGGTGATCGACTGCGCCGCCGCGCTGGGCGCGCCGCTGCCGGTGCGCTTTGCCGCGCTGGTGCATGACCTGGGCAAGGGCACCACGCCCGAAGACGTGCTGCCGCGCCATCTCGGCCACGAGCTGCGCAGCGTCAGGCTGCTCGAAGCGGTCTGCGCGCGGCTGCGCGTGCCCAACGATTGCCGCGACCTGGCGGTGGTGGTGGCGCGCGAGCACGGCAATATCCACCGCTCGCTGGAGTTCGGCGCCGCCGCGGTGGTGCGGCTGCTGGAGCGCTGCGATGCGCTGCGCAAGCCCGCGCGCTTCGCCCAGGCGCTGCAGGCCTGCGAGGCCGACAAGCGCGGGCGCAAGGGCTTCGAGCACAGCGACTACCCGCAGGCCGCGCGCCTGCTGGCGGCGCGCGACGCCGCGGCGTCGGTCGATGCGGGGGCCATCGCGCGCGCGTGCGCGGACAACGTGGCGCAGATCAAGGACCGCGTCCATGCCGCGCGGGTGGCGGCGGTGGCGCAGCGCCTGGGGACCCAGCCGGGCGAGTAAGCCCGTGCCGGCTGCCCCGTCGAAGCCGCTACAGCAGCTTGCCGATCACCAGCGCGATCAGCGAGATCAGGATCGTCGACGCGAACGGCAGCACGAACTCGCGCCCGAACACGCGGAAGCGCACGTCGCCGGGCAACCGGCCCAGCCCGACCTTCTGCAGCCACGGCAGCGCCGCGGACAGGATGATCACGCTCAGGAAGATGGTCAGGGTCCAGCGCAGCATGGCGGCTCCGGTGCCGTTACAGGGCGTGGCAGCGGTCGCCGCACGCAAAGCCGGTCAGCGGCTCGCTGTCATCCAGGCCGCGCTCCAGCCCGCGCGTCAGCGCGATCACCTTGAACAGCTCGCCCATCTCGGCTTCGGACAACAGCTTCTGCACCGCATTGGCCTGCGGCAGGAACGTGCGCGCGTCGGACGGGTCCAGCGTCATCAGCAGGTCGGTGATGCCGGCGTTCATCAGGAAGCGCGCCTGCGAGGCAAAGCCCGCCACGGTCAGCCCCGCCTCCACCGCGGCATGCGCGATGCCGCTGAAGTTGACGTGCGCGGTGATGTCCTGCAGGCCGGGGTACAGGAACGGGTCCGGGTGCGCATGATGGCGGTAGTGGCACATCAGCGTGCCGCCGGCGCGCTGCGGGTGGTAGTACTCGGCGGCGGGGAAGCCGTAGTCGATGAAAAAGGCCGCGCCGCGCGCCAGCATCGAGCCGACCGCGCGCGTGAAGCCCTCGGCCTCGGCATGGGTCTCGGTGACCAGGTCGTGGTCGCCGGGGATGGCGCGCAGCGCCTCGGGCACGTCGGCATCGGCCAGCGGGCGGTCTTCGAAGCGGAAGGCGGATGCGCCGCGGTCGGCTTGCACCGTGGCGCGCGCCACGCCGCGCTCATGCCAGCTGCCGCCGCTGCGCGCATACAGCTGCACCGGCATCGCATCCAGCACTTCATTGCCGACGATCACGCCTTCGAAGGCGGCCGGCAAGGTATCGAGCCAGGTAACGCGCTCGGCAAGATGCGGTGCGCGCCGGGCCAGCGTGTCCTGCTGGCGCGCGCGCAGTTCGCCCGACAGTTCGACGATGGCGTAGGTGTCCGGCAACTGGCCTTCCTGCTCCAGCCCCAGCAGCAGGTCCGCCGCGAGCCGGCCGGTGCCGGCGCCGAATTCCAGCAGGCGCGGCAGCCCCTGCGCCAGCAGCGGCGCGAACTGGCGCGCCAGCGTGCGCGCGAAGAAGGGGCTCAGTTCCGGTGCGGTGATGAAGTCGCTGCCGTCGCGGGCATCGCGCCCGAACTTGGCCGAGCCGCCGCTGTAGTAGCCCAGGCCGGGC belongs to Cupriavidus taiwanensis and includes:
- a CDS encoding complex I NDUFA9 subunit family protein, producing the protein MQTSNVLVIGGAGFIGSHLVSRLAGAASASGAPLEPGANPDSPIAPDRIVVGTRNVEHAQHLLLLPRVEVVELGLADNAALDDAIGSLGVDGIVVNLVGVLHGERAEPYGEAFASAHVELVRQIVASCLSTGVRRLLHMSALGADSNGPSMYLRSKGDGERIVRASGLDWTIFRPSVVFGPDDHFLNLFAHMQQLAPVVPLACAHARFQPVFVQDVVQAYVNAMVNPATIGHGYELGGPQVYTLEELVRFAGRASGHPRPVIALPDALARVQAAVMEHMPGEPLLSRDNLDSMRLDNVLERPMAPELNLQPVHLESVMTDALSGRNRDAALTHMRASVHR
- a CDS encoding glutathione S-transferase family protein encodes the protein MKLVIGNKNYSSWSLRPWLLLRQAGIDFEEVQVRLFTGSFAAEIARYSPAGKVPVLLDGDVTVWDSLAISEYVAERFPDKQLWPADPAQRAVARAVCAEMHSGFVNVRSQLPMNVTAVLPGRGWNVAVQREVERIAAIWDGLRQQHGARGPFLFGTFTVADAFFAPVVSRFATYGIHLPDETEDAKAYADFMLGLPAMQQWIAGAREERDFLADDEPYRLAPDRADAIIVNH
- a CDS encoding multifunctional CCA addition/repair protein; translation: MQVYAVGGAIRDELLGKPSQDRDYVVVGATPAEMEATGYRPVGKDFPVFLHPRTQEEYALARTERKTAMGYKGFAFYCEPDVTLEDDLVRRDLTINAMARAVDADGNLTGPVIDPHGGQRDLAARLFRHVSDAFAEDPVRILRLARFAARFHDFSVAAETMRLMREMVAAGEVDALVPERVWQELARGLMEARPSRMFEVLRECGALARLLPELERLWGVPQRADFHPEVDTGVHVMMVIDCAAALGAPLPVRFAALVHDLGKGTTPEDVLPRHLGHELRSVRLLEAVCARLRVPNDCRDLAVVVAREHGNIHRSLEFGAAAVVRLLERCDALRKPARFAQALQACEADKRGRKGFEHSDYPQAARLLAARDAAASVDAGAIARACADNVAQIKDRVHAARVAAVAQRLGTQPGE
- a CDS encoding DUF2905 domain-containing protein; protein product: MLRWTLTIFLSVIILSAALPWLQKVGLGRLPGDVRFRVFGREFVLPFASTILISLIALVIGKLL
- a CDS encoding class I SAM-dependent methyltransferase, with the translated sequence MQKAASLPLPPADAQAASDTLTARIGESIDAAGGWIGFDRYMALALYAPGLGYYSGGSAKFGRDARDGSDFITAPELSPFFARTLARQFAPLLAQGLPRLLEFGAGTGRLAADLLLGLEQEGQLPDTYAIVELSGELRARQQDTLARRAPHLAERVTWLDTLPAAFEGVIVGNEVLDAMPVQLYARSGGSWHERGVARATVQADRGASAFRFEDRPLADADVPEALRAIPGDHDLVTETHAEAEGFTRAVGSMLARGAAFFIDYGFPAAEYYHPQRAGGTLMCHYRHHAHPDPFLYPGLQDITAHVNFSGIAHAAVEAGLTVAGFASQARFLMNAGITDLLMTLDPSDARTFLPQANAVQKLLSEAEMGELFKVIALTRGLERGLDDSEPLTGFACGDRCHAL